The stretch of DNA GTTCACAAAAATATTAAGACATAAAAAAAcactatataaattaaaattaaaaactcaaaagtaTGATCTAAGACTTCCTAGGATGCTTCTCTCATGCAGGTCATGGTTGAAAAATCAGGTTTTGCTATCTCAGAATCTAAACTGTAAaaccatttttattctttgaacaTTAACAGTACTAATCAGATAAGGAAAAAAGACCCTCTGTGCACACTGACATTATCTTGCACACGTTATAATACACCATTCCTGACATTTCTGTAACACACAGTGCTGAAAATCACATGCCTCTAACCATGTGGAAGAAGTAACTGTCTGACATACTTTTGCTTTCATTATTACTTTCTTACACATTCTGCTCAAGCAGTACTTTGCCAACATCCTAAATGGGTGACTGACAGGGCTGAAAACAGAGAAATGGACTTTGCAGGCTCCTTCTTTAACTAAAGGGGCAAATTTCAAATTTACATCGTTTGCATCTATTACTGCTCCAAATGTGGTAACCTACTCCTCCGTCCCCACTCACGTTAGTTAACAGTCCCTCCTCTCTACAGAATTAGTCCTAGAATTTTTCAACCTGaccctaaattttaaaaaatgctttgccATTGTAAGAAATGTGCAGGCCCTAGTCGTGGGACCATCCCAGGGACTTGCAGGTTTGAAACGAAATTGAATATAGTAAGAAATAAGGCTCCAATGAaatttattaataagaaaatggCACCTCTGGGATTGTTAGCAAAATTTTTAGCCAGACGTCCAGGGAATATTTATTTCAATCAGACCAAACTGTGGAATCAGAATTTTGCCAAAAAGATAAAATCTGGAGGCATGGCTATGAAAATGTCAATAGGATTAAATCACGGGTTTAATGTATAAGGCAGCTCCATTTCCTTGATCATAATGCTCCATGTCAAAATTTGAAAGTAATAACATTCAGTTACCCCATTTGTGAAGTCCCCCATTTGTGAAGTCACACACAAGGTGGACTGTGCTGAGGTATCCGGCTCACAGTGATTTGCCATCCGGTTTCCACCCCACAACATTAGAAAGGGAAAGATGCCggaaaagtgtttcaaataacTGAATCCAAAGTTAAGGCTGTTGCTAGCATGCATTAAATGAAGCAactctagatttgatctgaagttTGTGTTTCACGCTTGTAACAGTAATTGCAATCATCATTCTGTATTCAAATATTTACCTGATATTTCTAAACCCACAGGAcatttattaataaagaaattgtTTCGAGGAATTAACCCTACTATTTATAAAATAGGTTTTAGTTTCAGGACTAAACAATGTGTGTGACAACAAATCCACAAATATTAAAACTGGACCGGACTCCCTGGGTTACTTTCTTTAGGCTCTCAGTTACTTAAAGCCGTGTGTATCTCCTGGTCACAGCAGCCCCTCTTCCTAATCTCCATGCTGCTGGTGAGAACTTACAGGGCTGGTGTGGTCTCCAAGGGGCAATGGGTTGCCTACTTGACAAGAATATGATTAAGGTAAAAAAAATTAGTGCCACATATTCACCAAAGGTCATACTCCTGTATGTAGCACCCAGGGTGTTTTTGTGCCAAAGGGAAGTATCCTATCAGGTTTCCTAGCACTTTGACTGTAAAACAGTTGGTTCTGCACTTTTAATGTAGAGGCCTCAATTTCCACAGACCTTTTCACATATGGGTGTTTCAAGGTTTCTACTACAGTTTTTACTGCATCCCTCCAATGAATTCTAAGGGAACAAAAGAAAACCTTATAGAATATTTCCACATATCAATGTGTTGttcttgaaacattttatttttttctaaatataaacccttaaaatgcacattattttttaaaataaaaactggcaTGAATCCTAATCTTTATACAATTTCACAGCAATAATAGCAGCATGATTTTAGCCTCTTAAAAGATTTCCTCCTTTgctctaaataaaaattaatttcaagttCTAAAAAGCCAGAGCAGCAACCATCCAGTAATTGGAATGCAATTCTCCTAGTGTCTTCTACAGACCGAGCATTTAAAATACGTGAATGTATAAAACTTGAGTATTATTAAGAGTTATGGAATGAAATGACAATCTAAACTCGTTTTGTAAACATAGGACTGCCTTGCTAGTCTGATGTATTTTGGGGGGTGGAGGGAGCTGAGAACATAGAATGGAGTTGGGCTAGAGAGTTCCTACTCTAATAAGGAATGCAACTTTCAAAACTCGTGGGTGTTAAACATGTTTTACATGTCTCCAGAGTTATAAAGAGCTATACCTGAAATGCTGGTGTAGATGGTAATTACAAGAAGACTGTGACCACACAAGTATAGAGTAAGCAAACGACAGTAATGCCTTAGGACAGCAATAACTGCCCAGAACTCCACTGGTGAAACGGGGCTGTGAACTAAGCAGTTATTGCAGGAACTTGCAGTCTAATAATAGATAATGCGTAGCTACTTAAATTCCCAGGGACCTCGTACTCTGGTTTAGGAACAGAAACAAACATGgaaatttatattcataataaATTATGCGTGTCTATCCAGTCAAACcatgctgggcttttttttttttttttttttttaatgaaagaaagttGATAATTTAGGAAAACCAATGGTATGACATGTTTTACTAGAATTACAATTCACCAAATCTTATTGAGGGGTGGGGTAAGAAGAAAACCTGAAGGCAGGCAATGCATTAAAAGCATCAATAGAGATTTCTGGTGCTAATAAAGTTCACTGACAATAAGAACTTTACTTTCTTCCACCTAAAGAAGTTTCCTTAAGTACTAACTTTTAAAAGTCCATTCTGTCATGATATGAGCCTGTTCACTGAACCGTGAGGAACAAGgatgaaaaataagaatagaaagagTATGGTTCAGCCTGAGTCTAAGTGGTCTGGTGTTTTATGATGACTCTACCAAATGTTTAATTTAAAgtcttaatttcttatttttaattataatgttGCCAACTGTCTGACTGACCTTGAAGGATCAGGGATTTTTCCACGACTCTAACTGAACACAAGATCCTTCTCAGACGGGGAGAATGAAGTGACAACAGTGTGTCGATCTGCGCAAGTTGTGCAGCTACTGAAGGAGAAGCAGGAACACAACAGGGAATGCAGACGCCTACCAGGAAATCGATGTGAACTGCTCTCAATTATGCAGCAAATACTAAGAAGAAAGGACAATGCTGAATTCAAATTCAGTTAAAGGCAGTCCTCAGGCTCTTTCAAGCTAGCCCTAGATGGCAAGTGTGTCCTGAGACAGGTTTCTCTACTGGGTTTCAGCACGGGGCTTTACCATCCTTCAGATCTTTTCTAAAGACAAAAATGACAAAGTCTATAGATGGAAGAGGGGGTAATGAAgcagggaaggggaaaaagatgctgatttgtttacttttattatcattttttaaatgtggtcaggggttttatagtattttttgtttaatctttttggttattgaaaaaaatagaacagtCCACTGTCCAGCAGAGGCTGCTTCAACTCTATTGCTCGCAGGGCTCATTCTGCATGGATCTGTGTTTCAGGATGCTGCAAGGACAACTCTGCGGGCAGGAAGGCCCCTTGACCCAACGCTGTAGCATAGGTCCTGCTCTGTGGATGGGGAAAGCCAGGGGGCACATACGTCCCCATGCCGCCCCCTCCAAAGACTCCTCGCTGGTGCTGAGGCAGGGAGTGGTAATCTTCCAGGTTATCATACTGGGACACAACAGTCACACTGCTCTGGCGCTTGCCGTGTGGTTGGTACTGGTACAGCACACTGGGGTCCCTCTCCACGTTCTGGGTATGATGGAGTTTGAGGCTATGACTCCTCTCTGGTTTAGGGGGTGGGACGATTGACTGAGTGAGGTGTTCTTCCTCCTTGTAGCAGTCTCTGGAGTGTTTCTCTGGGGCAGAAGGCTGCCTAACCCAGGGTCGCTCCATCTCTTTGGAGAGCCTTACCTCTTTGTGGTTCAGTCTTAAAGATTCTTGCCCGGATGCAGCATATTTTACTCCAGAGTTGTGGTAGCTGACTGGCTCAGAAGTGTCTGGAATCCCTTTGGACCCATAATCTAACTGGCCAGCTCCCTGGGGATAAGGGGGCCCATTCTTTGACTCACAGAACTGCCTATGGCTTGCTTCTTGGTGTGCCCTGTGCTCAGGAAGACTGCAGCCCATGTCAGGAAGCTTCCTGCTCCTCAGGCTGCTCTGCTTCTGAGGCAGGGATGGCTTCTCCGGCTGCGTGCTACCATGGCCTCCGTGATGGTGGGCTCTGTCCATCTCTGCCTCGGGATGCCTCCTATAGAAGCGGTCCTCTCCCTCGGGACTGATGGCCTTGGCTGCATGGCggctctcctttccttctgccacTGAGAGAAgtccagttttcccaggatcTGATTTACTACGCAGATGGATGACATAGATCCCACCCAAGTCGTCCTGCACCGCCGGGGTCATGTTATCATATTGGGACATGACAggccctttcaccttctgccgaGCACGGCTCTCTCTCCGGATGGACTGCATGCGGTATTTTTCCATGTCCTCAAGATCCCATGAGGTGTAGGTGTGCTTCACATCAGCAGCCGGAGGCATGCTGACTACATTATGGTCGTTGGGAGAGAAATAGCCAGTCACGTTGGCCCGGGGACGTGGAGCCAAACCAGCATAACTGTACAAGCTCTTTCCTTGCAGCCTAGGATTGTAGAAAGCAAAGTCTCGATTGGGAAGGCGGTGAAGGGGTCTCAACTGGACTGTGCCATAGGCATCCACATCACACAGGGCCCCATCTGGACTGTAATAGGAACTAGAAGAACTGGAATATGGGCTATACCTGTAGTGGACCCGGCCATTCTCAAAGTAAGGCTGAAGCTGAGTGACATGATAATCTGAGCGGGCCTGGGAGGACTGATATGGCTTATATTGGTACAGAGGTCTTGGGCAGTAGGCTGGCTCATCATCTGGGGGAACTTCTGTCCGTGAAATGGGAACAGAGCGAATCATGGAAGACGGCGGAGCATGGAGAGACTGCACTCTCCGGATGGTAGGGTACGGTGGAATGTCTTCGGGGTAACAGGTATTCCTGACAGAGGAGCTCAAAGAAGACACATACTCGACCCGGCTGCATGGCTTGGAGTGGTGTCCAGATGCGTTTCTTCCTGGGGCCACATATGTGTTATAACGAAGACCCATGGAGGCTGGTGGCTCTGACCTGGCACCATACACTTGGTGCTGCTCCAATTTATTGTGATGGGGAGGTACACTCTGGGGACGGTACTGGCAGTTTGGAGTCATATTGAAATGCAAACAGTTATCTGGACCAAAGGGTTCAGTGGTGACATCGGGCCTAGCAAAGGAGGAGTAAACTGTTTTCTGAGAAGCATGCTTAGGTTGTGGGACAGGAAGTGGTAAAGGCAATGCATCGTCCACAGAGGTGGATGAAGCAGTGACAAAGGAATGATAATTTGAACTGCTGGTGGCATCTGCACTGCTGGAGTGTATGGCAGCAATCATCTTACTCTCCATCATCCTGGTGGGGGGCAGTGGTGCAGGAAAGCCACAGGGATGCGCAGGGACAGACTCGGCGCGCAGGTGCAGCAGCGGGACCCGGGCACCGTCCCGCACTTTCTCAGGCAGGCCTGGCTGGACAGCTGTAGCCATGGGACactgagcagcagcagcaccactGTCACTGATGAAGGCAGACGCAGGGTCATCCATGGCTCGAGGTTCAGGTGGCCTCTCTGGAACTGGAACTACTCCTTGAACCTATTGAAAGATGATAATACTATGGGTCTATTTTTTGTTCCCTCTATGAATCAAGTACTATTAAATTTGTAACTCACAAATTAAGGCTGGTTGGGTAGCAGCTTGAACTTTCCCAAGCCATGTGGTTGCAATGAATCTGTACCCATTTCTAGGAAAAGAAGGCTTGTGCTGCTATTTTGTACAACACCCAGTATTATCTTTGGAGAACCATTcaaagttttctaatttatgaGAGGTTTTAAATGCGAGATGAGGTTGCCTATGgcataattttaatatacaaaCCAAAAGAGAGGTTTAGTCAAGTAATGCTGTAGAGCTTAAAAATACATACCCGGTCTATTAGTCTAGCTCAGTCTCAACACAAAGGACATCTTGTTAAATTAAGAGTTAATTCTATCATCTGGGGAGACTTTTGAAATTCACAGTTGTACACAGTTAGCAGTTTTAGGGCTTCAAACATAGGGAAAGGCAATATTCAAATCAGAAGCTACTGCCTCTCTCCTACCTTTGATTCCACCTTAGTCTGGCCAAAGATAATCCTCATACTGAAAACATGCTATCCTTGAGAAGCAGTAAACACAGCATCCTCCACTAAGGTCTAAAATCTTAAGTCCTATTAATAGTTCAAGGTGACCATATAGAAGAAAAACAACCTGTGgcactttcttaaaatatgaggAAATTCAGGAAGAAACCTTAGCATTCTGCATACTACATTCTCTCATTGAAACAGGCACCTGACTATGGGACAAACTGCTGGTGAATGCTAGGAAAGTAACAAAAAATCCCAAGGCACTATAATCTCTTATACTTCCAAAAAGTCTGCAAGGCAGACAGTCTTACGAATGTTTTGAGAATGAAGTATTTTCATTGTGTAACTGTGAATAATTGGCAGAGGGTaggtaaatgacttgcccaaagtcacaatgAGTCAGTGATGgagttggaaaaaaataagaaaaagcaaccCACAACCGTAAAGCCCACTTTGTCTCATTTGATCCTGATCTCTTTGTGTTACTGGAATAAACTACCGAGACACTTTAGGAAGAAAAGGGAGCAGGTACAGTTAAGCTATAGTCATCTAGGAGCTACTCCTTTCCTGGGGAAAAGCCAGCATCAAGGTAATGGCAGACTCCAACCTCAAATGGGAACTATCTCATGGAAACCAGCCACAGGGCTTAAAAGTAATTGTTGTGTCTGACTCAAAGATAACAACACACCCTGCTGAAAAGTGACATACCTTTGGTAATAGTATATTTCATCTCACTGATATCTTCCCCTTCTTACCTTGTGGGAATTATTTAATCCTATATTGGTTGCTGCTTGTACCTGCCCCACAACTGGTGGCTGCTCTGCAGATCTCTGGGAAGGCGGAGGGGGAAGGGGACGATTAGTTCTGTGCGTGCGCTGAAGTGTGGCAGCAGCAAAATCAGCAGTGGTGGGTTGTTCAGCCACATCCCAGCTGGCTTCCTTGGTGCTCATTTGGGCTGTTGCTGGAGTAGTTGTCATGTAAGTCATGGTGGCTGTGCTGGTATTCTCTTCGGGGGACCCAGAAGGAGGGTAGATTTTATCGCTAGGTAAATTAGGAGGTGTGGGAGATTTGTCTGCAAATTCTAAAGGGTGATGGAGTTTATCCACACTTGCACCAAGATAAGAAGGAGGCTGATCTCCACTGTAGAAACGGGGTGGAGACTGGTCCTGATCCAAGAAGGAGACAGTTGGCATACTGTTcttcccagactggtcttcagGGAAACTTACATGATCATCAGACTTCTCTGAGTCTAAGGGAACTGAAGTAATTCTGGCCTTTTCTGGGTCCCCAGATAAATATGCTTGATGTGGCTGATTCCCTGTTAAGTCTACTTGGTGATGTTGCTCCCCAGATTCAGTTGTGTTGGAATGGGTAGGATCCCCAGTAGCTGTTGTCTCTGGTAGAGGATGGTCACAGTTTCCTGGTGCATTATTCTGGAGGTGGAACTGCTCTGCTGGTCGATCGGTTTGGAAATAGGCCTTATCTAGAGCAACTGCAGAGTAAGAACTGGACAGATTATCTTCAGTTGTAGCCACCGCTATGTCTCCATAATTTGTATACCCAGCCTGAGAGGTCCCTGGTCTCTTCAATGACTGAGTTGAGGCTTGCTGTGCGGACTCAGCTAATGCTAGCGCCAACATTCGGGCAACATTTTTCGGAGGCGGTGGTGGTGGGATAAGAGAGACTGAACTGACAGGAACGGAATCCTGAGGGGGGTCATGGGTAACTGCTCCTAGTGggaaattgggaaaaaaaatgagagtgaAAAGGTAGCTTACGTTATCCTAAATGGAAAGCCAAACACTCCCCATGTGATCATTAAAAAATAGGTGCCttccatatttcaaaatggcaatCCATGATCTTCTATCCCACATGCAAATGCTGTTGAAAACACATCTGgttcagaaggaaaactaaaacaaacagtGTATAAAGACTgcaatctcttcttgaattgttaCAGAgatgggggggaaaaaaagcatgtCCCTCACCTGGCTCAGAAAAGATTGCTTAGAAAACAAGCTTCAAGTGCTTGTAGACTGTTATTATGAACAGTTTTTACATTTGATGGTGTAGCTGGCTTGTTAACTTGGAAGGCtacaataaagatattttattagaagagaaaaacagaatcaaGAGCTACGCAGTTGTGCAAAAATTATCCACGAATTCTCACCGTCCAAAGAGATAAGGGGACTTTTGTGAAGATTTGAAGCAGGACCATTGGCCCTTTTGGGGAGTTTTGTTGGACTGCTTTTAATTTAGGGCTCTGAGCCATCAGCACCACCCAGAAAAGCATTCTCTTTGATTAAAGGCTAGCTGTGGACAAATTTCTCTCTTAAAAGGCACAGATGGCACACAGGATTGAAGATCCCTCTTAACTTAAAGAAAGAATGGAGGAAAACAAACGGTACCTGTCTGAGTCTGTCCAGAAGCTACAGCCTTACTCTGACTGCTTGAGACAGACTGATCCTCTTTCCCTGGCAATTCTACTTCTTCAGCAGCCACCTGGTCCAGGGGCTGGACTTCAGATTCATATGCTTCTTGGGCAACTGTctcatttgttttcatctttactaTCTGGGTGGGGGATCTATTTGTGGCATCCCTTTCTTCAACGCATTTGTCCCAGGTTGAAGATGATGCATTCTGAGCTGTGGTATTTGAGACTGTACCAATGACTTCTGACACCCGTGGTGGTAGGGTCACTGAAATTGGCTCAGATATGCTCATAGAAGGTGATTTGCTTAATTTCCGTCCTATCTTCGGAGAGAAAGCATAGACGACCTTTTCAGTAAAGGAGGATGGCTTAGATGATTTATCTTCAGTTGGGCTCAAGTCCAGGGTAAAGAATGGACTCAGTTTCTCCTGAAGAGGAGAGACAGGTTCAGAGCTTGCTGTGCTTCCTGGAGTCTGACATTGGCTACTACCTGTTTCTGCATCCTTTTTATTGGCACTTGGTTTATCCTTGGAGTATCCTGGTGAATCTAAAAAGGAAGCACCACTCTCCAGACATTCTGATTCGGCCTTAGGAGGACTACATTGAAATGACATTGGATCAAAATCCAGGCTGGCTACTCCAATGTCTGGTGGGCTCAAGTCAACATCCTCAGCTGAATGAGGAGACATAAGGGCTGGGATATGAAGCAgccctccttcctcctcactcTCATTGTCATGAGGCAGATTATCATAGGAGTTACAGCGGTTCCCCAGCATTTCTCCATTAAAAGAGGCAGACAGTGCATCACTGGAAGATCTGGGTCTTCTGGGTCGGAAGAgcttagaatcacctggaaaaaatgaataacagTGTCAAAGTAAGAACATCGTAGATACAGAATGCTGTGGTAAGTCACCTACTCAGCACAGCAGTAACTTACTATCTAGGTGAAGGAAGTGttacttctcattttctttctgaaaattcttTCAGTGCACACAGATCATTTACACTTGAGATAACAGAACTCCAAAACCAAATGCTAAATAGCAAACATGTGATAGAATCAGAGGGCGAATGCAGTATTTCATGGTCTGGAGAGGAAAAGAACTCAGAATGCTTGGATTCTATTACTAATCCAACACTGATTCTtggtgtgactttgggcaagtttttcatttctttgtgtcttaTTTTATCACTGGCCTCATATGACTTATGAGGTGGAATTAATCACTTTGAGTGGCATTTTGAATCTATAATAGCAAAATGGATGTTTTTTTTGTGGGGAAACATCCTTACAATattcaaatttctaaataaattgaacttctcaattaaaaaatcttcataatcccataaagtatttacatatatttagtaAAAAATTCCTTTCAGATACTAAACaagaacttcatttttttctttaagaataggTTTTAAGTTTCCCAAGCAGTCTTCAAGAGTGGCAGAGAGTATTACATAATTTTACGATGTTGCTAAATATCCAACTGGTAAAAAAGAAACTCTCTATTCTATTAGGATTATTTTAATTGCCAtagttaaaaagtaatttaaagagGCAGAAACtatcttaataaatataaatatattggcCGGTCACagcggttcatgcctgtgatcccagcactttgggaagctgaggtgggcagatcacctgaggtcaggagttcgagactagcctggcctaagtggcaaaaccccgtatctactaaaaatataaaaactgcttAATTATACACTTTATAAAATTATGctcccgggcatggtggcgcatgcctgtagtcccagctatttgggaggctgaggcaagataatcacttaaaccgggagttagaggttgcagtgatccaagattgcgccactgtactccaaactgggcaacaaagcgagactctgtctaacatatatatatatatatatatatattcacaaatgTATTGATCACCCATAAAATTAATTCCTTACAAATATCTTCTGCTTAACACTAGTATCCACCTAGCTTGCTGCATTGTTTTGTAGGTTATCTTGACTAGTTTAATTGAAAATCTTGGAAAACTCTTATGCTCCCATTGTAAAATCTAAAGGAAACAGTAATAACACAAGTTTTCACtagatattaataaatataaatagttaaCTTGAAATATTTTGGCTACTTTTATGTAAACTGAATAGCAGTCAtgccaaaaatgaaaagattaaagACTGCTTCCATGTGAAAGCATCAATGAATTTTAATCTGAATAATACTAAATAGACACTAGTATTCCTAGGAAATGAGTTAATAGCCTATTTATTAAgcacagatatataaaaatatactcaatTGCAGTATTCCTTTATGCAATATATTATAGAATAAAATGACTGATGCTTTTAGTCTTACCATCAACTGCATGGAGAGATGTAAGAGACTCCTCACTTTTAGCTGAACGGAGGGTTCCTTCTGCCCTGCCACCTGAAGAATAAAAAACACATAGTGTGAAGATTTcttatttgttacatatgtgGTTAATGGGATCGGTGTTTTTCTTGATACATTTAAACTTTTGAGAGTGATTAGCTGTACATTTTGACAGCAATTTAGTACTCTATTACATAATGTGTTATACTGCACATTTTGACAGCAATTTAGTACTCTATTATATAATGTGTTATACTGTTCTCAAATGGTTTCCCGTGTGAAAAATCTCTTTTCTAAAGGATTATGAATTTGAGCAGAGAGATTAACTAAGATGcttctttcttttacatttcctaAAGACCAATATGATATCTTGAATGACATCATACTGGATTTAGAGTGGGCCCTACacccaatgactggtgtcctcgtAAGAAAACACAGAGATGGCCATGTGGAGATGGAGGCAAAGATTGGAGGGATGCTGCCACACAtcaaggaatgccagcagccaccaggagcttggaaaggcaaggaaggattttTCCCTGGAGCCTCTGGAGCAAGCACAGCCCTGCTGGTACCTTGACTTCAGACTTTGAGCTTCTAGAAccatgagggaaaaaaattctgttgttttttacCACTTgacttgtggtaatttgttatgggaACTCTGGGATACTAACACAGGTAACTTTACGTACATATGTGAATCTTATTCGCTAAATATCTTCATCCTCTTTAACCCCTTGGCAGCACTACGAACACTTTCTTTTTAACCCCCTCCTCCCCTGCTGAGGATAGCAtgcatctctttttttctctgcctacCTTTGTAATCATTTCTTCTTACTCTCCTCTCATGACAATTCTTCCTTTCCCACCTTTAAACATTGCTTCTCTCCAGCATTCAGCCCTCAGCTGGCTTCTTTTCACTCTGCTCCCATCTCCTGAAATACCATTCTTAGTCTCCTGTCAGTTAGGTGAATCCCTACTTCTCCTTGAAAACCCATATCAAAGGTTGTTATTTCCTAACCACTAGTCCCTCCTCTACAAGAGTTGACAATTCCTACCACAACTGTCTCATGtaactatttcttttattttttaagagactatgtcttgctttgtcatccaggctggagtgcagtggcacaaccatagctcactgcagcctcaacctcctgggctcaagtaatcctcctgcttcagcctccggagtagctaagcctagaggtatgtgccaccaagcctcGCTTATttgcaatttattattattattattattattattattattattattattattttgtagatgcagggcctcactttgttgcccaggctggtcttgaactcctggcttcaagcgatcttcctgacttggcctcccaaagtgttgggattacaggtgtaagccactgtacctagccTAAACCACTATTTCAATAACTATGATTCTGCactaaaatttactttctcacacgTATGACTTCCCAATTtgacttggaaggcagaggtacTACCCTAATTTTCTATCTGCAGAGCCTGCTATCAAAATAGCTAGCACATGCTCTACATGATTGCAAACTGAATGACGAATTAAATGAATTGAACATTATACTTCTAACATTATCTAAGAAGTACTACTATCCTTCCTAGATTCAGAAGTTGTTAATATCAATAGAATATggcttttaaactatttttaaaagagtactTTTTCGACAGTAATAGATTTATTTGATCTAATAAGATACTCTATTAATGAGACATCTAATAAAAAATACCTTCTTTAGTTAAAAGAGTTATAAACTTGAAAGTTATGTTGAaacagttttgaaattttttagatCTGTAAAAATACAGATCAATAAATTTAGATACCATAGCAGTATTTATTTACAACAATATACAAGGTATATGTGAATTTAATCACATTTACactatatataatctatatagtttccttaagaaaagaaattgcatacttctacatatttatatataatttatgttacTCTTCAATTTAGGAATAAAGAATCGGTGAGAGAAGACACTCTGTATGTGTGACACAACTGTGAACACGTTATGGAAGCAGATCATAACAATATGTGAAGAACGTGCCCAGAACAACCGAAGACCATCATGACAGCAGCAGAAGTGAGAATCTCCCAGGCACTCACCTTTCAGAGCCATGGCTTTCATCTCTGAAGGCTCACTCTCATTCCGCTGCAGCTTTCGTTTAGAAACAGATGATGATTTCCCCA from Homo sapiens chromosome 11, GRCh38.p14 Primary Assembly encodes:
- the ARHGAP32 gene encoding rho GTPase-activating protein 32 isoform X3 is translated as MILFQSYIEMYTLESGLIGKKLLAQWQRFSRQALLHSLWIYLWVMFPSTVQSVVVAEARGADVPEIPGDLTLKTCGSTASMKVKHVKKLPFTKGHFPKMAECAHFHYENVEFGSIQLSLSEEQNEVMKNGCESKELVYLVQIACQGKSWIVKRSYEDFRVLDKHLHLCIYDRRFSQLSELPRSDTLKDSPESVTQMLMAYLSRLSAIAGNKINCGPALTWMEIDNKGNHLLVHEESSINTPAVGAAHVIKRYTARAPDELTLEVGDIVSVIDMPPKVLSTWWRGKHGFQVGLFPGHCVELINQKVPQSVTNSVPKPVSKKHGKLITFLRTFMKSRPTKQKLKQRGILKERVFGCDLGEHLLNSGFEVPQVLQSCTAFIERYGIVDGIYRLSGVASNIQRLRHEFDSEHVPDLTKEPYVQDIHSVGSLCKLYFRELPNPLLTYQLYEKFSDAVSAATDEERLIKIHDVIQQLPPPHYRTLEFLMRHLSLLADYCSITNMHAKNLAIVWAPNLLRSKQIESACFSGTAAFMEVRIQSVVVEFILNHVDVLFSGRISMAMQEGAASLSRPKSLLVSSPSTKLLTLEEAQARTQAQVNSPIVTENKYIEVGEGPAALQGKFHTIIEFPLERKRPQNKMKKSPVGSWRSFFNLGKSSSVSKRKLQRNESEPSEMKAMALKGGRAEGTLRSAKSEESLTSLHAVDGDSKLFRPRRPRSSSDALSASFNGEMLGNRCNSYDNLPHDNESEEEGGLLHIPALMSPHSAEDVDLSPPDIGVASLDFDPMSFQCSPPKAESECLESGASFLDSPGYSKDKPSANKKDAETGSSQCQTPGSTASSEPVSPLQEKLSPFFTLDLSPTEDKSSKPSSFTEKVVYAFSPKIGRKLSKSPSMSISEPISVTLPPRVSEVIGTVSNTTAQNASSSTWDKCVEERDATNRSPTQIVKMKTNETVAQEAYESEVQPLDQVAAEEVELPGKEDQSVSSSQSKAVASGQTQTGAVTHDPPQDSVPVSSVSLIPPPPPPKNVARMLALALAESAQQASTQSLKRPGTSQAGYTNYGDIAVATTEDNLSSSYSAVALDKAYFQTDRPAEQFHLQNNAPGNCDHPLPETTATGDPTHSNTTESGEQHHQVDLTGNQPHQAYLSGDPEKARITSVPLDSEKSDDHVSFPEDQSGKNSMPTVSFLDQDQSPPRFYSGDQPPSYLGASVDKLHHPLEFADKSPTPPNLPSDKIYPPSGSPEENTSTATMTYMTTTPATAQMSTKEASWDVAEQPTTADFAAATLQRTHRTNRPLPPPPSQRSAEQPPVVGQVQAATNIGLNNSHKVQGVVPVPERPPEPRAMDDPASAFISDSGAAAAQCPMATAVQPGLPEKVRDGARVPLLHLRAESVPAHPCGFPAPLPPTRMMESKMIAAIHSSSADATSSSNYHSFVTASSTSVDDALPLPLPVPQPKHASQKTVYSSFARPDVTTEPFGPDNCLHFNMTPNCQYRPQSVPPHHNKLEQHQVYGARSEPPASMGLRYNTYVAPGRNASGHHSKPCSRVEYVSSLSSSVRNTCYPEDIPPYPTIRRVQSLHAPPSSMIRSVPISRTEVPPDDEPAYCPRPLYQYKPYQSSQARSDYHVTQLQPYFENGRVHYRYSPYSSSSSSYYSPDGALCDVDAYGTVQLRPLHRLPNRDFAFYNPRLQGKSLYSYAGLAPRPRANVTGYFSPNDHNVVSMPPAADVKHTYTSWDLEDMEKYRMQSIRRESRARQKVKGPVMSQYDNMTPAVQDDLGGIYVIHLRSKSDPGKTGLLSVAEGKESRHAAKAISPEGEDRFYRRHPEAEMDRAHHHGGHGSTQPEKPSLPQKQSSLRSRKLPDMGCSLPEHRAHQEASHRQFCESKNGPPYPQGAGQLDYGSKGIPDTSEPVSYHNSGVKYAASGQESLRLNHKEVRLSKEMERPWVRQPSAPEKHSRDCYKEEEHLTQSIVPPPKPERSHSLKLHHTQNVERDPSVLYQYQPHGKRQSSVTVVSQYDNLEDYHSLPQHQRGVFGGGGMGTYVPPGFPHPQSRTYATALGQGAFLPAELSLQHPETQIHAE